CCATGCACAGACAACATGCCGAGTTCAACAGCAACACACCCCGGTGATGTTGTAACGTCTCTCAATGGCAAAACCATTGAAGTTATCAATACTGACGCAGAAGGTCGTCTCATTCTTGTTGATGCCCTGACTTACGCACAAAAAGAATACAAGCCTTCAGCAATCATCGACCTTGCAACTCTTACAGGTGCATGTGTTGTTGCACTTGGCGCGCATGCAGCAGCAGTATTCGCTACAGACGATGATTTGACTAAAAATATTGCAGAGACAGGAAGCCGTGTCGGTGACAGATACTGGCCTATGCCATTATGGGATTTCTACTTTGAAGCCATGAAGTCTGATGTTGCCGATATGAAAAACGTAGGAACCCGCGAAGGCGGTACAATCCACGCTGCACTCTTCCTCAAACAATTCATTGAAGAAGATGTCCGCTGGGCACACCTTGATATCGCAGGCCCTGCATACAACTCCAAAGGCGGCGCTACCGGCTTTGGTGTACGTACGCTGCTTGAGCTTGTACGCAGCGGCGTATAGGTCATTTCAGGCTTATTCCTTATAGCTGAACACAACGGGCTGCTTTTCGTATGAAATGCAGCCCGTTTTTATTTTTACTACGTTTTTTCATGCAACTATACTGCCGCCCTGAAAACCTGTGTGGTATCGTACCAAGAATAATCACACAGCAATGGGAGCAACTATGAAGTTTGGAATAGATCATCTGACACTCAACGTAGACAGCCCTGACGTATGCGTACAATTTTACAGCAAGGTTTTAGGATTACCTCCTGAAAATTATGAAGAATGGAAAGAAGGCAAAGCCAAATTCCCTTCCGTAAGGCTGAACGCCAATAACATGATACACTTCTTTCCTCCTGAAATGTGGGAAGAGCTTGGCGACCTTATCTGTACGCCGGGTAAAGCAAATCACGTTTGCATTGCATATGAACGAAAAGAATGGAAAAAATTACTCGAGCGTTTGAATGCACACAAGATAACGCCAAGAGGTCCTTTCAACCTCATGGGCGCGCGCGGAAAAGGTACATCTATCTTTGTTGATGACCCAGAAGGATTCACAATAGAATTGAAGGTTTATGACGAAGAATAAACATTCTTATTTCATACTGCTCATTATGCATTTTTTATATTGACATGACTGCCCCATGCCCTCTAAAAATTCGCACACGTTTATTCTAAAATAGACGTATCCGTGCCCCTTGTCTTTAGGAATAAGGGACTCGGCTGCAAGGGTTACGGCAGGTAATTTTTTTCACTGCCGGTTGGGCACACCATTAATGGAGTATGTATGAGGTACGACAGTTGGCAAAGAAAAACGCCCTCCAGCAGTGGAGTATTGATGACTCTGCTGAACTGTATGGCATCCGCAATTGGGGTGCCGGTTACTTTGACATTACTGACCGTGGCGACGTTGCCATCCACCCGTTTGGACGTGGCAGCAACGTAGCTGTCAGTATCCCCGAGGTCATTAGAGAGCTTAAAGAACGCGGTCTTGAGCTGCCGGTTCTTTTACGTATTGAGAACATTCTCGATTCTCAGATTTCTTCTCTGCACAATTCTTTTAGAGACGCCATTTCCACGCTGGACTATCAGGGTGAATACCGAGGCGTTTTCCCTATTAAAGTCAACCAGCAACAGCAGGTTCTTGAAGAGATAGCCAACTTTGGCTCATCCTTCCATCACGGTTTTGAGGTAGGCAGTAAGGCTGAACTTATCGCCGCAATATCTCAAATGCGTGACCACAAAGCATGTCTTGTCTGCAACGGATACAAGGATGAGGAATTCATCGACCTTGGACTTCATGCCATGCGCATGGGCTTCAACTGTATCTTTGTTATGGAGATGGGCTGGGAACTGGCTACACTGCTGGAGCGTGCCGAACTGCTCGGTGTTGAGCCGCAGATCGGGGTACGTGTAAAGCTTTCTGCAAAAGGCGGCGGTCATTGGACTGCATCCGGTGGCGAACGTTCTTCGTTCGGGCTTTCCATGTCTCAGATTACAGACATCATCGACACCCTGAAAGAGCAGAACAAGCTGCATTGTCTTAAGCTGCTGCATTACCATTTAGGGTCACAGATTCCTAACATCCGTAATATTCGTTCAGCAGTTCAGGAAGCTTCCCGCGTATACGCAGAGCTTGTGCAGGAAGGCGCACCAATGGGCTACATTGACCTTGGTGGCGGACTCGCCGTTGACTATGACGGTTCACACACAAACTATGTCTCCAGCCGAAACTACAGCGTCAATGAATATGCTATGGATGTTGTAGAAGCGGTTATGACTACGCTCGACAAACAGAATATTCCGCATCCGCACATCATAACCGAATCCGGTCGTGCTGTTGTGGCGTACTATTCTGTTCTGCTTTTCAATATCCTTGATGTAAGCAAAATCGAAGACGGCTGTGTTCCGGGTGAATTACCGGAGAACACACCGGAAGCTATTGTCAGCATGTACGAGGCATATAACTCGCTCACGCTACGCAACCTTCAGGAAGCGTATAACGACGCGCTGTTCTACCGTGATGAAGTTCGCCGCATGTTCCTTGACGGAAGAGTCAACCTTCGCCAGCGTACTCTGGCGGACAACATCTTCTGGGCAATTACCAAAGCCGTTGCCAAGCTGAAAAACAAATTAAAAATAGTCCCCAAAGAGCTGGAAGAAATTGATACAGCTCTTGCTGATATATATTACGCAAACTTCAGTGTATTCCAGTCCCTTCCGGACGCATGGGCGATTGACCAGCTTTTCCCTGTGATGCCGTTGCATCGCCTGAAAGAAGAGCCAACACGCCACGCTATCATTTCGGATATCACATGCGATTCTGACGGAAAACTGGACACCTTTATCGATCCTAAAGGCGAAAAACCTCTGCTTGATCTGCACCCAATGAAAAACGGTGACGAATACTACCTCGGCGCGTTTCTCGTCGGTGCATATCAGGAAACCCTTGGCGATCTGCACAACCTTTTCGGTGACACCAATGTTGTCAGCATACGCATGTATGAAGACGGCAGTTACGAGTTTGTCAGGGAAATCGAAGGTGATACTGTTGGTGAACTGCTTGAATACGTAGAATACGATCAACGCAGAATTATGGAAGACCTGCGCTCCATGGCTGAACAGGCTGTTCGGGAAGGACGCATCACTGCCACAGAACGGTATAGTCTTCTACAAGCATTCTACGCCGGTTTACGCGGCTACACATATTTTGAAAAATAATTTTTGCGGTCAAATCTGTTTCAAAACTCATTGCGTTCAGAATCAGATTTCACAGCCGCTCATGCAAGGAGTACAACTATGTCCAAAGTGTTGATTATCGGCGCTGGCGGCGTCGGTGGCGTATGTGTACACAAGTGTGCACAGGTTCCTGAAGTATTTTCTGAAATCGTCCTCGCTTCCAGAACAATTTCCAAATGCGATGCCATTGCAGCTTCCGTTAAGGAACGTACTGGTCGTGACATTATTACTGACAGCGTTGACGCTGATAACGTGCCTGAACTTGTAGAGCTTATTAACAAGCACAAGCCGGTTCTGGTTATCAACCTTGCGTTGCCGTATCAGGATCTCACCATCATGGACGCATGTCTTGAAACAGGCGTGCACTACCTTGATACTGCTAACTACGAGCCTATCGACGAAGCTAAGTTCGAATACAAATGGCAGTGGGAATATCAGGAGCGTTTCAAAGAGAAAGGTCTTATGGCACTTCTCGGCTCCGGCTTCGATCCAGGTGTAACCAACGTATTTTGTGCGCATGCAATGAAACATCAGTTTGATGAAATCCATCAGCTGGACATCATCGACTGCAACGCAGGCGATCACGGACATCCATTTGCAACCAACTTCAATCCGGAAATTAACATCCGCGAAGTAACAGCAAATGGTCGCTACTGGGAACACGGTGAATGGATTGAAACTGATCCTCTCAGCTTCTCCATGAATTATGACTTCCCTGAAGGCATCGGTCCTAAAAAGTGTTTCCTCATGTACCACGAGGAACTGGAATCTCTGGTAAAACACCTGAAAGGACTCAAGCGTGCACGCTTCTGGATGACATTCTCCGAGCAGTACCTGAACCATCTGAAAGTGCTTGAAAACGTCGGCATGACCCGTATCGATACCGTAAAATACAACGGTCAGGACATTGTGCCTCTCAAGTTCCTGAAAGAAGTTCTTCCAGAACCTGCTGGTCTTGGCAAACGCACAAAAGGGCGTACCTGCATCGGTTGTCGCATTAAAGGCATCAAAGACGGTGAGCCTAAAGATTACTACATCTACAACATCTGCGACCATGAAGAAGCATTCAAAGAAGTAGCTTCTCAGGCTGTTTCCTACACCACAGGTGTGCCAGCCATGATCGGCGCAATGCTCATGCTCACAGGCAAGTGGACAGGCGAAGGTGTCTTCAACATGGAAGAGCTTGACCCAGACCCATTCATGGAAAAACTGAACATTCACGGTCTCCCATGGACAGAAATTACCTTCAAAAATTAAGACCGGAGCGTTTGCCTTCTCCATGCTTTGTTGTGGATGAGGCAAAACTTGCGGAAAACGCGGCAATACTGGACTCCGTTCAGCAACGTACAGGAGCAAAAATTCTCCTTGCGCTCAAAGGATTCGCTACGTTCAGCACCTTTCCGGTACTGAACGATATCCTGCACGGAACCTGCGCCAGTTCTCCACATGAAGCGCGACTGGGACGTGAAGAATTTGGCGGCGAAGTGCACAGCTTCGCCGCTGCATACTCCGATGACGATATGGCAAAACTTATCCAGTACTCCGATCACATCGTATTCAACTCTTTTGCCCAGCTCCGCAAATATCGCCCGCTCATTCAGACAGCAGAACGAGACATCAAAATAGGTGTGCGTGTTAATCCGCAGCACTCCGAAGGTGCAGTCCCTATTTATGACCCGTGCTCACCGGGGTCACGTCTTGGCGTGCGCCTTGAGCATTTTGACGAGAACGACCTTGAAGGCGTTTCCGGTCTGCACTTCCATACTCTTTGCGAACAGGATGCCGACGCTCTTGATCGCACATTGGAAGCTGTAGAAAAACAGTTCGGGCATATCCTGCACAACATGGAATGGCTCAACTTTGGCGGCGGGCATCACATCACCCGTGAAGATTACGACCTTGATCGCCTGTGTGCGTGTATAGAACGTGCTCAATCACGATACAATGTTCAGGTCTATCTCGAACCGGGGGAAGCTGTCGCACTGGATGCCGGAATTCTCGTAACAACGGTACTCGACATTATTCAAGCAGACATGGACATTGCCATTCTGGACGCATCTGCCGCATGCCACATGCCGGATGTGCTTGAAATGCCGTATCGCCCGTTCGTGATTGATTCCGATACAAAAGGTACAAAAGCATATTCGTATCGATTTGCAGGGAAGTCCTGCCTTGCCGGTGATGTAATCGGGGAATATTCTTTTGATGCTCCTCTGAACGTCGGGGATCGTCTCGCATTTACCGATATGGCAATCTATTCCATGGTGAAAACAAACACCTTTAACGGGCTGCAATTGCCTGCAATTGCCCGTTACAATCCCAATTCCGGTGATCTGCATATTGTACGCGAATTTGGATACGAAGACTTTAAGTGCCGACTGTCGTAGCGCAATTGCACAATCTACACAGCACATGACCATATATACAAAGGCTGTCCTGCATTCACAGGACAGCCTTTTATTTTCTAATCAATGACACAAAGCATTTCGTAAAGATTTTCTATACGAGATTGTAACGCTTAAAGAAGCTTTGCAGTTGCTCAAAGCACAAATTCTTCACGCTACAACTCACGGCAATCCCATAAGTTCTAGCCAGATATTCAGAAAACCTTTCCTTTGATTCTCGCGCCACTCGTACCCAATTTACTTTTCAATAATCGGATGGTGTGCAGAGTCGTACACGCTCATTTCTTCAGTGTGACACACACAACCACCTTCAGAGCCTAACGGCGCTGCGAACTTTTGGTACTGCATCGGTGCTATATTATTCAGCACCTCACCGTAATCATTCTCAGCTGGATACAAAGCATGAGTAGCACCATGGCATGCCTGACACATAACAGCATCCAATTCATCTTTACGATTCTTGAACAAGCCTTGCGATTCTTCTGCCCAGCTATTTACAGCTGATGCATCGAAGTCTGGAGATTCTTCAAAATCATGACATCCGCTGCAATCCGGTTCATTCACCCATGCCTGACGCGGCATAATCTCGTCTGTTGAAGAACGCGGTGTAAGATTAGCCATCAGGAAGGCTGCACGAGGCTTTCCTTTCTTCTCTTCTGCTTTAAGCAGACTGAGAGCATGTTCTTCCATAGTTCCATGGCAATTTATGCATGAAATATCACGATCAACATGCAATCCACGCATACCTTGCGTATTTGTCTCTGCTGATGCCGGATGACAGCTATTACAGGTCGCATCAGTGTTATCTGTCAGATAATTTGCATGCCATCCATGAATGGCTGCCGAGAAACCAAGAAGTTCCGGCTTTCCAGCATCACCAGTACGCGGCGATTCGTGGCACGACTGACATTTCGGCGGCATTCCTTTCTGGACTCTTTCCTGAAGCTTTGTCCTGTTGATCTTGTCATGCGTCGCAAGAATATTGTCTGCTGTTTTATTGGAAATCCCAGCCGTATTATCAACACGCCACTCACCGTCATGACAATTACGGCAACCCCATTCTGTCGAAATTGGAACTGCAACACGTGTTGTGGCTAGCAGCTTACCATCAGGTGTGCGTGCTTCGACTGTCAGCAGCGGATATGGATTGACGTTGCCGTTATTTGAATACGGAAACACAGGAAGAGAACATGCTTCAAATGCCCGATTCTCTTCATCCACTGTAAACGTGCCAATCAAATTGGTTTCACAAAGTCCGGTATCTGGTGGCAAATCTTTGCCTGTCAGCTGCTTGGCATAATTCCAAAACGATACATGCCGCGATGGCGTGGAGAACGAATTTTCAATTCTATAGGTGAGTGTCACATCCTCAGTTATGATTTCTGGAACATCTCCACGCAAAAACAACTGTGCGCGAATGGTAGAACCGGGAAGCTGCATTGTGAACTTGTCATAGTTATCAGAAATGGTGTGCATTCCCTCAGTTGCCCATGCAAGCAAAATATACTCTGCATCTTCAGATGAATATGCTGGCAACTTAACCTCTTTTTCTGTCGGTATCGTAGCTGCTGCCTTTTCCAACGGCTTGTTCATTATTGTTGCCAGATATGCCGATACCGCATTGCGTTCTGCTTCATTTCCTAAAAATGGCGGCATAAACTGACGCAGCTTGCCCTGCCCGTTCAACTGCGTTGCAAGTCCATAACGGGTAA
The DNA window shown above is from Halodesulfovibrio sp. and carries:
- the nspC gene encoding carboxynorspermidine decarboxylase, which gives rise to MDRNYLQKLRPERLPSPCFVVDEAKLAENAAILDSVQQRTGAKILLALKGFATFSTFPVLNDILHGTCASSPHEARLGREEFGGEVHSFAAAYSDDDMAKLIQYSDHIVFNSFAQLRKYRPLIQTAERDIKIGVRVNPQHSEGAVPIYDPCSPGSRLGVRLEHFDENDLEGVSGLHFHTLCEQDADALDRTLEAVEKQFGHILHNMEWLNFGGGHHITREDYDLDRLCACIERAQSRYNVQVYLEPGEAVALDAGILVTTVLDIIQADMDIAILDASAACHMPDVLEMPYRPFVIDSDTKGTKAYSYRFAGKSCLAGDVIGEYSFDAPLNVGDRLAFTDMAIYSMVKTNTFNGLQLPAIARYNPNSGDLHIVREFGYEDFKCRLS
- a CDS encoding cytochrome ubiquinol oxidase subunit I; translated protein: MEYPVWWLPSISGGLIIACMAVFHVFIAHFAVGGGFFLVLTERKGYAENNPEIVKYVKRHTKFFLLLTMVAGGMTGVGIWFTIGLLSPAATSILVHDFAFGWATEWVFFLGEIVALLIYHYRFGKMSRRDHQIIGWFYALFAFLSLFVVNGIITMMLTPGEWLETRSFWDGFWNPTFWPSLGLRFAICLMLAGLFALVTAYRIQDSKTREQMIRYAVRFVALPFVLLVVTAVWYIVALPEAQYSMVLVKSAQTPQLVKIFLPLSAILLLGVLAFAYVTPQAVRPALLGLLLVIGIGQIGTFEWIREAGRRPYLIYGYMWSSSVPVTQTEAVREKGMLVFAKWINAKEVTAENELEVGEALYRAQCSPCHGLTGPMYPITKTAAGLTRYGLATQLNGQGKLRQFMPPFLGNEAERNAVSAYLATIMNKPLEKAAATIPTEKEVKLPAYSSEDAEYILLAWATEGMHTISDNYDKFTMQLPGSTIRAQLFLRGDVPEIITEDVTLTYRIENSFSTPSRHVSFWNYAKQLTGKDLPPDTGLCETNLIGTFTVDEENRAFEACSLPVFPYSNNGNVNPYPLLTVEARTPDGKLLATTRVAVPISTEWGCRNCHDGEWRVDNTAGISNKTADNILATHDKINRTKLQERVQKGMPPKCQSCHESPRTGDAGKPELLGFSAAIHGWHANYLTDNTDATCNSCHPASAETNTQGMRGLHVDRDISCINCHGTMEEHALSLLKAEEKKGKPRAAFLMANLTPRSSTDEIMPRQAWVNEPDCSGCHDFEESPDFDASAVNSWAEESQGLFKNRKDELDAVMCQACHGATHALYPAENDYGEVLNNIAPMQYQKFAAPLGSEGGCVCHTEEMSVYDSAHHPIIEK
- the speA gene encoding biosynthetic arginine decarboxylase, producing MYEVRQLAKKNALQQWSIDDSAELYGIRNWGAGYFDITDRGDVAIHPFGRGSNVAVSIPEVIRELKERGLELPVLLRIENILDSQISSLHNSFRDAISTLDYQGEYRGVFPIKVNQQQQVLEEIANFGSSFHHGFEVGSKAELIAAISQMRDHKACLVCNGYKDEEFIDLGLHAMRMGFNCIFVMEMGWELATLLERAELLGVEPQIGVRVKLSAKGGGHWTASGGERSSFGLSMSQITDIIDTLKEQNKLHCLKLLHYHLGSQIPNIRNIRSAVQEASRVYAELVQEGAPMGYIDLGGGLAVDYDGSHTNYVSSRNYSVNEYAMDVVEAVMTTLDKQNIPHPHIITESGRAVVAYYSVLLFNILDVSKIEDGCVPGELPENTPEAIVSMYEAYNSLTLRNLQEAYNDALFYRDEVRRMFLDGRVNLRQRTLADNIFWAITKAVAKLKNKLKIVPKELEEIDTALADIYYANFSVFQSLPDAWAIDQLFPVMPLHRLKEEPTRHAIISDITCDSDGKLDTFIDPKGEKPLLDLHPMKNGDEYYLGAFLVGAYQETLGDLHNLFGDTNVVSIRMYEDGSYEFVREIEGDTVGELLEYVEYDQRRIMEDLRSMAEQAVREGRITATERYSLLQAFYAGLRGYTYFEK
- a CDS encoding VOC family protein, which produces MKFGIDHLTLNVDSPDVCVQFYSKVLGLPPENYEEWKEGKAKFPSVRLNANNMIHFFPPEMWEELGDLICTPGKANHVCIAYERKEWKKLLERLNAHKITPRGPFNLMGARGKGTSIFVDDPEGFTIELKVYDEE
- a CDS encoding saccharopine dehydrogenase family protein; this encodes MSKVLIIGAGGVGGVCVHKCAQVPEVFSEIVLASRTISKCDAIAASVKERTGRDIITDSVDADNVPELVELINKHKPVLVINLALPYQDLTIMDACLETGVHYLDTANYEPIDEAKFEYKWQWEYQERFKEKGLMALLGSGFDPGVTNVFCAHAMKHQFDEIHQLDIIDCNAGDHGHPFATNFNPEINIREVTANGRYWEHGEWIETDPLSFSMNYDFPEGIGPKKCFLMYHEELESLVKHLKGLKRARFWMTFSEQYLNHLKVLENVGMTRIDTVKYNGQDIVPLKFLKEVLPEPAGLGKRTKGRTCIGCRIKGIKDGEPKDYYIYNICDHEEAFKEVASQAVSYTTGVPAMIGAMLMLTGKWTGEGVFNMEELDPDPFMEKLNIHGLPWTEITFKN